Below is a window of Podarcis muralis chromosome 5, rPodMur119.hap1.1, whole genome shotgun sequence DNA.
gccaaaggagggagtcaggctgcgccctgaccaaaggcctggtggaacagctctgtcttacaggccctgcgaaaagatgtcaagtcctgcagggcccttgtctcttgcgacagggcattccaccaggttggagccgcagtcaaaaaagctctggctctagttgaggccagcctaacctctctgtggcctgggaccttcaagatgtttttatttgaagaccgtaagttcctctgtggggcataccaggagaggcggtcccgtaggtacgagggtcctaggccgtatagggctttaaaggttaaaaccagcaccttaaacctgatcctgtactccaccgggagccagtgcagctggtatagcaccgggtgaatgtgatctcgcagcgaagaccccgtaaggagtctcgctgcggcattctgcacccgctggagtttctgggtcagtctcaagggcagccccacgtagagcgagttacaataatccagtctggaggtgaccgtcgcgtggatcacagtggctaggtcagggcgagagaggtaaggagccaactgcttagcttggcggagatgaaaaaatgccgcctttgttatagctgcaatctgcgcctccatggagagggaggtatcgaagattacacccaaactcttaacggacggtgctggcactaattgcacccccgcaagagaagggagttgccccctcaatctcatatcgtcccgtcccagccagaggacctctgtcttcgaaggatttaacttcaaccggctcccacgtaaccatccagccacagcttccaagcatctgatcagtgtgtctggggccgagtcaggatggccatccatcaacagatagagttgggtgtcatcagcatactgatggcagcccagcccaaaactccggacaagctgggcaaggggggcgcataaagatgttaaaaagcatcggggagagaatcgcaccctgaggcactccacacaccaaggagtggcgggatgacaattcccccccaagcgccaccctctgtccccgaccagagagaaacgagcgcagccattgaagggctgtgccctggatccccacgtcggcaaggcggtggtccaggagttcgtgatcgaccatgtcgaaggctgctgacaggtctagaagaatcagcagccctgacccgccttgatccagctgcctacggagatcatctgttaaggcgaccagagccgtctcggtcccatgaccagcgcggaagccggactggaatggatttgttacatttatatcccaccaatcctccaaggagctcaatgtagtTCTCCTTCTACTCATTCCATCTTCACAATAACTGGCCTGTTCTGGTAACTCCTGATTGTATTACTGCCCTAGGTTGATGCATATTTCAGCTGGTCCAAATTTCAACTGGTCCAAAACAAGGCAACTAGGGGATGGATGGGGGATGGAGACCCTTCAGGTCAGCTGGGCCCCGGGCATTTAAGGCTTCAAACTTTAGAACAATTCCTTTGAATCAGGCCTGGGAACAGGCTGGAAGCCGGTGCAAATGGCAAAGCACTGGTATGTTGGGATCTGGTCTCCCATAGGCACCTGCCTAGTCCTTGAGATGGTCATCAGAAGAGCCTTTGTCCTGGTTCCTCTGCTTAATGGACTGAGGTAGGTGGTGACAAAGGGGAAGGCctccttggtggtggtgcctaGTTTatggaatagtaaaggtaaagggacccctgaccattaggtccagtcgtggacaactctggcactcatctcactttactggccgagggagctggcgtaaagcttccgggtcatgtggtcagcatgactaagccgcttctggcgaaccagagcagcgcacggaaacgccatttaccttcccgccgcagcggtccctatttatctacttgcactttgacgtgctttcgaactgctaggttggcaggagcagggactgagcaaggggagctcaccccatcgcagggattcgaaccaccgaccttctgatcagcaagccctgtgggtttaacccacagcaccacctgcatcccagattATGGAATACCCTCCCCATAAAGGCTTAATGGTACCTACATTATAGTCTTTTAGGCAGCcaagggaaagatttttattcCCCTTTCAAGTTACACATTTCATGCTCTTAATTTCCGCCCCTTGcttgttttaaaatgattttatgCTGCTGTGTTCATACTAGCATTTTGATGCTGATTTGCAATGGTGcttattgttttacattttttatttattgttgtaaaCTGGCCAGAGACCTGGGTTAATAGGTGGTCCCACATGTTTGTTGCACATGAAAAGAATAAGAGCAACTTGAGTAGCAAGTGATGGctggtcgttgttgttgttttgcatttatACAGTTAGCAATGCCGGCATGGGACTCATTGGACCTATTGAATGCCAGACCATCAAAGAGATGCAAAACGTGATGGATACAAACTTCTTTGGGCTGGTCCGCCTGCTGAAGGAGATTTTACCCGACatgaagaagagaaaaagcggcCATATTGTGATTATCAGCAGTGTCATGGGAATACAAGGCAAAGTAATATTGCATTTAATTAGTTACTGCAGCGTGTATTGCAGTTtaatgatggctatgctctgattCCACAGCTTGAGGtagttatgcttctgaatatcagttgctggaaaccgcaggagaggACTCTTGTAATAGGCTCCCGGTTATGGGCATCtaacataggcatctggttagccacagtgagaacaggatgctggactcaatgatccagaaggctcttatgTTCCCATATTCAAGAGCCAACTCATCCtacatttttatcccattttAAGTGGCAACACTACCTTTAGATTTGCCCTTTGTGCTTCCCCAGAATTAATTCTGCATCagccagtgttcaaaattcccattgttctaggacggTGCATTTTGCatcagggaatttcattagcacgagcagtttctgagctcggCGCAGTACTGcatctaagatttcagattaaaattgcagagtggaagggaaggaggacctctttctgtctctccacttccagctactcatggaagactggagaaaagaCCCTCgtagaatattagggggtgggtgggcaggggaaggactagatcatgtgaaaaatgaacatgatattttagctgcagttcattcattttcagctttgtattcttgttacaaaaatgtgcctagacattccattgttgcacccataacctagatttaagatgccatttagctcctagctttcatacctCAGTTTTTAACACTGGCATCAGCTGAAGTTTTGCTAACGCTGAAACATCTCACCCTGGTTACTTCTGCTCCTGATTCAGCAGAAAGTGATTTTTGtggcttttcctccctcccttattCAAGTGAAGGAATGCCAGATAGCTGGCTTGTGGTTTTCGGTCAAGAAACAAGATCAATGACGACAATGATTTTAGTCCTATAGGCAACTGAGCTGCAATCTGCAGCTAAAGAGCAAAGTCTGCGCTTGCAACACAGTGCCCTTATTTGTGGCATTGTGACCCAGAACATTGTGTCAATGGAGTTGTGCCACAGTGTGTAGCAACAGCAAAGACTGTACAGAAGTGTTGTGTCAAGCCCTTCTGGGGGAAAGGACTGGGCTGGAGATTTATGGTGAAGCAACGGCAAGACTGAAGTTTACTTGCCTGCGTGTTATCCAAAATGTTATCTGAAACGCTTTCGGTTTGCATGGACTTAGAAACATTTGCCTAACCTAAGGGATGGGAACCATCTGGTGCCTTTTCCATCCCCTTTCCTGAAAACTGGAGGTGATTTGAAAGAAGGATGGCATGTGCATTCATCCCATTTAGTAAATGAGCTTTGTCGCAAAATCTTTCGGGCAAGAGGTGAAAGAGGGGCAAAATAAATATACGTTCGTTGAACCTTCTTCTTGGCCTTGACAGTGATTCACTCTAATTTTCCttaaataaaaaagcatttgTAATGCTGACAGCCTAAATTGATGTTGATCTGATGTTGTGTATGGTACACAGGAGACTCTTACACGATGGTTTCATCATCAGCCCAGGGTATATTAAGATTAGCAActcactatttttttttaattttttaatctaTAGGGATTTTGTTTAATGATGTTTATGCTGCATCTAAATTTGCGGTGGAAGGATTCTGTGAAAGTTTAGCCATACAAGCGCTCAAGTTTAAACTTAAGTAAGTATCAGCCTGTCTCATTTATTACTGTACTTTAATTTAAAtttacttcggtgctgctaaaGCAGCTGTTTAATTTCACCCcaggaggtgcactccattgtctcttgagacagacggatgttgACTGGCAGAGTGTctgggacaggggtctgcaaggtTTACCccacctgggccggttcactccaatGGAGattcctctgtgggctggatcacgcacgcgatttctggcatctgcgcagacgcgatttccagcgCCACGGAAATGAGTCCCCGTGCcgtgctgcgccggtttagcgcagcacgcggGGACTCACCGATCAGGGGGCTCAAttcgggggcagctcatgggccggttaaacgaaccccttaggttgccgacccctggtctggaAACCACATGTTATGCCACTCTTATACAATCTTCAGGTCGTATAAATCTTTTGCCTTTTACTAAGGATGTCCGAGGGTAAAATGCAAGATGCAAATGCAAGAAAACAAACTCGTCGTTTTGCATATAGTAGATGACTTACACAATATATCCTGTTTCTTTATTTTCCCAAACAGTCTAAGTTTAATAGAACCAGGGCCCGTGGTTACAGAGTTTGAAAGAAAAGTGTTTGAAGATGGGATGAACATGGATCTTTCAGCTGCAGATAAAGAAACAGCAGACATGTTTGTAAATATTTACCGGAAAAATTACAAGCAAATTTTCCAGACCCTGGGACAAACAGCTGAAGACATAGCAGAGGTAATGCATTAGAAGGTTTTTATGGAATTTAAGACTGGGTTACATAATTATGGTTCGCCAGCCTTGAGACGTTATGCGACTGGCAATTGCTCAGCATCAGCTTCTGATGAAATTACAATCCAATGAAAGTGGGGGGAAGTGACAGCCAAGTCTAAAAATATCTGTACTCACAAGGCTCTGTTAATGTGAGTAATAACATTTTAGGCAGGAAGAGTCTAGCCAATGCCAAATGTAACTAGGCAATGGGCCAACCTTTGTCTGAGCATATTACCGAAATCACTTGCATGAGCTCAAGTGGATAATatcttcattgcatatctttaggcgccaggcaaaaacattcctcttctcccaggttttTGACTAATTAACAGTCTATGGTCTTTTTAaacagtggggtgtgtgtgtgtgtgttactatgttatgtaccatatttttccgtgccTAAGATGATGTTTTTTGCCTTAAAATGTTAggcaaaaattgggggtcatcttatacacggatactgAATGCAGAGTGGGGCATGGTGGCGAGTTTCTGCAGCAAGTGGGCAGGCAGGGGATCAGttgtgacccccccaaaaaaagctcaataactttcgCGATTGTTGGCGATGACTGGCGAAAGCACGTTTGGCGGCAAGTAAGTGTGCGGGGGattggtggttgtggtggtgagCGGACGGGTGATTGGCAGTGGCCCATAACTTTAGCGATGGTTAGCAATGGCTGTGGTGAGCACACAATTGTTGGTGACTGGGCGGGTGACAGTGGAAGCTTCATTCAATTTCTTCGGTCTCAATTTTTCCAGAAACAAATAACACATTTGAAACTAGGAGTATTCTATTACTGGCAGGGTACACTTGTCTTGAAGGAATGTTCTGAGAGTGTCACTGATATAGCAGTTTCAGATTTAAAATagtcagaggtgtgtgtgtgtgtgtgtgtgtgtgtgtgtgtgtttttttaaactgttCCTGCTCTTCCAGTAAGCTCACTTTCAAAACATCATTGCTGGAACAACATAAGCAAGCCAAACAGCAATATTGAGTTAAAGTGCTGATTTTATTCCCCAGAGTTTTTTCTCTTTGCGTTCTCCACCCCCACTTCCAAATATATTTGCACAcaaatacatatacacacacactcagtCTGGTGCAATTCCATAATGTTATCATGCCTTCTTTTCTCATCCTTACAGCATACAGTGAAGATAATTCTGGCCGAAAATCCTCCTTTTCGCCACCAGACCAACACATTATACACTCCAATTACAACACTGAAATATGCTGATCCAAATGGAGACCTGCCTATTGATACCTTCTACAAAATGGTTTTTCAGCATGATAAGGTTTTCAGTGCGAGTCTTAACTTCATTAAAATGCTGCGTTGGAAAAGCAGAAAAAGCTTTGACTTGGGAGGAGGAAGATCCTCCCAATGAGCAAATGGGTGATTTCAGCTGCCATGTGGGCTATTTCACACACTTTCATGTTTCCTTATGTGTAAGCGCTTGTGTGGGATGGGAGACATCTGAAATAGCCCTGACTGAAGCTACAGCCCTATACACAATCCTTACTTGGGGGCAAGTCcaactgaagttggtggggcttacttcttttttaaaataatatttattaagttttccaatttaacaatccaataaaagccacattaaaaacattccaaattataaaataatcaaacagtccaaatattatg
It encodes the following:
- the LOC114598720 gene encoding retinol dehydrogenase 8-like; this encodes MAQKTVLITGCSSGIGLALAVKMATDEQKRFKVYATMRDLAKQDKLIEAAGNTVGNTLEIKQLDVCSDESIKMCVSSIPGRRIDVLVSNAGMGLIGPIECQTIKEMQNVMDTNFFGLVRLLKEILPDMKKRKSGHIVIISSVMGIQGILFNDVYAASKFAVEGFCESLAIQALKFKLNLSLIEPGPVVTEFERKVFEDGMNMDLSAADKETADMFVNIYRKNYKQIFQTLGQTAEDIAEHTVKIILAENPPFRHQTNTLYTPITTLKYADPNGDLPIDTFYKMVFQHDKVFSASLNFIKMLRWKSRKSFDLGGGRSSQ